A single region of the Actinoplanes sp. SE50/110 genome encodes:
- a CDS encoding FAD-dependent monooxygenase: MSGARVLVTGASIAGPALAHWLHRRGAEVTVVERAPGLRPGGQAVDARGVARDVIARMGLAAAVRAACTDTAGAHTVDADGQVLATFRADDDGGDGFIADIEILRGDLSRVLYDDTRDGVDYVFGDRIAELTQDADGVDVVFAGGDRRRFDLVVGADGLHSSLRATVFGPHQRFLRHLGHVLAFYSVPNEFGLDRWLLEYQDRESGRSALLRPIQDATRAMALFSFPAADFAVDHRDVAAQKSLLRERMTGLGWHTPAMLAHLDDTPDFYLDQVAQVVMDSWSHGRVGLLGDAAFSSSPMSGQGTGLALVGAYVLAGELAAAGWDPATGFARYETRMRPFVEANQEIGRLNARSRDLPGPDTTALPDFTGDWFADLAARAINGIDLPDYAETPDVARRS, from the coding sequence ATGAGCGGCGCCAGAGTGCTGGTGACGGGGGCGAGCATCGCGGGGCCGGCCCTGGCCCACTGGCTGCACCGGCGGGGAGCCGAGGTGACCGTCGTGGAGCGGGCCCCCGGGCTGCGGCCCGGCGGGCAGGCGGTGGACGCGCGCGGGGTGGCCCGGGACGTCATCGCGCGGATGGGGCTGGCCGCGGCGGTGCGCGCGGCGTGCACCGACACCGCCGGCGCGCACACCGTGGACGCGGACGGGCAGGTGCTGGCGACCTTCCGCGCCGACGACGACGGCGGCGACGGGTTCATCGCGGACATCGAGATCCTGCGCGGAGACCTGTCCCGGGTGCTCTACGACGACACCCGCGACGGCGTCGACTACGTCTTCGGTGACCGGATCGCCGAGCTCACCCAGGACGCCGACGGCGTCGACGTGGTCTTCGCGGGCGGTGACCGGCGGCGTTTCGACCTGGTCGTCGGCGCCGACGGGCTGCACTCGTCGCTGCGCGCGACGGTTTTCGGGCCGCACCAGCGGTTCCTGCGCCACCTCGGGCACGTGCTGGCCTTCTACAGTGTGCCCAACGAGTTCGGCCTGGACCGCTGGCTGCTGGAGTATCAGGACCGGGAGTCCGGGCGCTCGGCCCTGCTGCGCCCCATCCAGGACGCCACCCGGGCGATGGCGCTGTTCTCCTTCCCGGCCGCCGACTTCGCGGTCGACCACCGGGACGTCGCCGCCCAGAAGAGCCTGCTGCGCGAGCGGATGACCGGCCTGGGCTGGCACACCCCGGCAATGCTCGCGCATCTGGACGACACTCCGGACTTCTACCTCGACCAGGTCGCCCAGGTGGTGATGGACAGCTGGTCCCACGGCCGGGTCGGGCTGCTCGGCGACGCGGCGTTCAGCTCCTCGCCGATGTCCGGGCAGGGCACCGGGCTGGCCCTGGTCGGCGCCTACGTGCTGGCCGGTGAGCTGGCCGCGGCCGGCTGGGACCCGGCCACCGGGTTCGCCCGCTACGAGACCCGGATGCGGCCGTTCGTCGAGGCCAACCAGGAGATCGGCCGGCTGAATGCGCGCAGCCGCGACCTTCCCGGCCCGGACACCACCGCACTCCCGGACTTCACCGGCGACTGGTTCGCCGACCTGGCCGCCCGCGCCATCAACGGCATCGACCTGCCCGACTACGCGGAGACGCCGGACGTCGCGCGGCGCTCCTGA
- a CDS encoding cell wall metabolism sensor histidine kinase WalK, which yields MLSSLRRRRGPSSLRRRLMPSWLRRRLGVRMRSALAAGIVVAFASVLAGGILLVVARGILLDNVDSAASDRTAEVTAALTPRDAAALQVTLHSSRAGRGLVQVLTAGGTVVDASAAIAELPPMSELRPPAGQHARETTYLPIGEGEPWLIEATGVATADGQHTVLVAESLDVVSDSTAAIVTALLLGLPMLAVVVGVATFHFVGRTLQPVEAMRRQAATITATNLHARLPLPAADDEIAALATTMNTMLDRIEASAAAQRRFVADASHELRSPLTTIRANADLLAADASTAPHVQRIRAESARMSRLVDDLLLLARVDDQRSPRRQDVDLDDLIFAERDRVAVEHPHLRIEGAVSPVRVTGDPDQLTRVVRNLVDNTVRHARERVTISLTATGGQGEIVVGNDGPPIPPADRERIFHRFVRLDDSRSRGGGGSGLGLAIARDIITTHQGTLTVDDLPEGAAMRIRLPTA from the coding sequence ATGCTGTCCTCGCTACGGCGCCGGCGGGGGCCGTCCTCGCTGCGGCGCCGGTTGATGCCGTCCTGGCTGCGGCGGCGGCTCGGCGTGCGGATGCGCTCCGCGCTGGCCGCCGGGATCGTCGTCGCGTTCGCCTCGGTGCTGGCCGGCGGCATCCTGCTGGTCGTCGCCCGCGGCATCCTGCTCGACAATGTCGACTCGGCGGCCTCCGACCGGACCGCCGAGGTCACCGCGGCCCTGACCCCGCGGGACGCGGCCGCCCTGCAGGTGACGCTGCACTCGTCCCGCGCCGGCCGAGGCCTGGTCCAGGTGCTCACCGCCGGCGGCACGGTCGTCGACGCCTCCGCCGCCATCGCCGAACTGCCGCCCATGTCCGAGCTGCGCCCACCGGCCGGGCAGCACGCGCGGGAAACCACCTACCTGCCGATCGGCGAAGGCGAACCCTGGCTGATCGAGGCCACCGGCGTCGCCACCGCCGACGGGCAGCACACCGTACTGGTCGCCGAGTCGTTGGACGTCGTCTCGGACAGCACCGCCGCGATCGTCACCGCGCTGCTGCTCGGCCTGCCCATGCTGGCCGTCGTGGTCGGCGTCGCCACCTTCCACTTCGTCGGCCGCACCCTGCAACCGGTCGAAGCGATGCGCCGGCAGGCCGCCACGATCACCGCCACCAATCTGCATGCCCGGCTGCCGCTGCCCGCCGCCGACGACGAGATCGCGGCACTGGCCACCACGATGAACACCATGCTGGACCGGATCGAGGCGTCCGCGGCCGCGCAGCGCCGATTCGTCGCCGACGCCAGCCACGAACTGCGCAGCCCGCTCACCACCATCCGCGCCAACGCCGACCTGCTGGCCGCCGACGCCTCCACCGCGCCCCACGTGCAGCGGATCCGGGCCGAGAGCGCCCGCATGTCCCGCCTGGTCGACGACCTGCTGCTGCTGGCCCGGGTCGACGACCAGCGCTCTCCACGCCGCCAGGACGTCGACCTGGACGACCTGATCTTCGCCGAACGCGACCGGGTCGCCGTCGAACACCCCCACCTGCGCATCGAGGGCGCCGTCAGCCCGGTCCGGGTCACCGGCGACCCCGATCAGCTCACCCGGGTCGTCCGCAACCTGGTCGACAACACCGTCCGGCACGCCCGCGAACGCGTCACCATCAGCCTCACCGCGACCGGCGGCCAGGGCGAGATCGTGGTCGGCAACGACGGCCCCCCGATCCCGCCCGCCGACCGCGAGCGCATCTTCCACCGCTTCGTCCGCCTGGACGACAGCCGCTCCCGCGGCGGCGGCGGCTCCGGCCTCGGCCTGGCCATCGCCCGCGACATCATCACCACACACCAGGGCACCCTGACCGTCGACGACCTCCCGGAAGGCGCCGCCATGCGCATCCGCCTCCCCACCGCGTAG
- the lysX gene encoding bifunctional lysylphosphatidylglycerol synthetase/lysine--tRNA ligase LysX, with amino-acid sequence MVSVEGLSARQEKFAIWPGRIVTLAGIWVLLSFPLRMFSWTWTVDYAFSLLNVPAEPNLFIAAALLLLGSALRRRLRAAFILLLIYQICATVLDTITALVGLAYWDQPEQADLDLSRTEIVLTAVAVPIGLVVTVLVWRARRAFPARLAHASRRTALILLVAGLAAAWSLAFSLTWLFPDSLHGMGERVIWANRSALGLSAAGDNAGLHGHHGHHWVSVAASTVSALVLLGTVAVFLRSARSQQYLTAEAELQLRRLILESGDRDSLGYFATRRDKSVIFSPDGRAAVTYRVVAAVSLASADPIGHVGSWPAAIGAWRAEAHRHGWFTAALSASEAGANAYVESGLKALSIGDEAILEVSGFDLQSRAMRPVRRAVTRVRAAGYTGQVRRQAAIGADELAELDRLAAAWRGDGSERGFSMALGRFGDPADGRCVVVTAHDPQGRVRGVLTFAPWGVRGLSLDLMRADRQAENGLTEFMVAVLVEACPDLGVRRISLNFAMFRSVFSSADMVGAGPVTRLSDAVLSVASRFWQLESLYRANAKYLPNWLPRFLCFDSSLTLSRAVLAAGIAEGFLPSLSPAATALDADPAFLQQIRDQEDQLLRPAVPLRRLSQQQRARLDKRARLAEAYPVTVPRTVTLAEARTLPAGTGVSVTGRVRALRDLGGVLFAVLQEGDATLQAMLTADRTPDQERLRWRRTVDLGDHVSVTGAIGSSRSGELSVLADTWVMAAKCLRPLPDVHAGFTDPEARLGQRYLDLLVNPDAMQVLRHRSAAVRALRQAFAVRGFTEVETPMLQAVHGGASARPFRTHINAYDMELYLRIAPELYLKRLCVAGMEKVFELNRNFRNEGADATHNPEFTSLEAYQAYADYHTMRHLTRELILEVATAVHGRPVALRPEGPVDLGEPWPVLTVHEAVSKAAGASLTADTPVDEVRQVCARHGVHAKADATAGELVVELYDALVEKQTTYPTFYTDFPLETSPLTRTHRGDPRLAERWDLVAFGMELGTAYSELVDPIDQRDRLTAQSLKAAAGDPEAMQIDESFLTALEYAMPPTGGLGLGVDRLVMLLTGTAIRATLAFPFHRQARP; translated from the coding sequence GTGGTGAGCGTCGAGGGCCTGAGCGCCCGGCAGGAAAAGTTCGCGATCTGGCCCGGCCGGATCGTCACCCTGGCCGGCATCTGGGTGCTGCTCAGCTTCCCGCTGCGGATGTTCTCCTGGACCTGGACCGTCGACTACGCGTTCAGCCTGCTCAACGTCCCGGCCGAGCCGAACCTGTTCATCGCCGCCGCGCTGCTGCTGCTGGGCAGCGCGCTGCGCCGCCGGCTGCGGGCCGCGTTCATCCTGCTGCTGATCTACCAGATCTGCGCCACCGTGCTGGACACGATCACCGCGCTGGTCGGCCTCGCCTACTGGGATCAGCCCGAGCAGGCCGACCTGGACCTGTCCCGCACCGAGATCGTGCTGACCGCCGTGGCCGTGCCGATCGGCCTGGTGGTGACGGTGCTGGTCTGGCGGGCCCGGCGCGCCTTCCCGGCCCGGCTGGCGCACGCCTCCCGGCGCACCGCGCTGATCCTGCTGGTCGCCGGCCTCGCCGCCGCCTGGAGTCTGGCCTTCAGCCTGACCTGGTTGTTCCCCGACTCGCTGCACGGCATGGGCGAGCGGGTGATCTGGGCCAACCGCTCGGCGCTCGGCCTCAGCGCCGCCGGCGACAACGCCGGCCTGCACGGGCATCACGGGCACCACTGGGTGTCGGTGGCCGCGTCGACGGTGTCCGCGCTGGTGCTGCTCGGCACGGTCGCCGTCTTCCTGCGCTCGGCCCGCTCCCAGCAGTATCTGACCGCGGAAGCCGAGCTCCAGCTGCGCCGGCTGATCCTGGAGAGCGGGGATCGGGACTCGCTGGGCTACTTCGCCACCCGCCGGGACAAATCAGTGATCTTCTCCCCGGACGGGCGGGCCGCGGTCACCTACCGGGTGGTCGCCGCGGTCAGCCTGGCCAGCGCCGACCCGATCGGGCACGTCGGCTCGTGGCCGGCCGCGATCGGGGCGTGGCGGGCCGAGGCGCACCGGCACGGCTGGTTCACGGCGGCGCTCTCGGCGAGCGAGGCGGGGGCCAACGCGTACGTCGAGTCGGGTTTGAAGGCGTTGAGCATCGGCGACGAGGCGATCCTCGAGGTGAGCGGCTTCGACCTGCAGAGCCGGGCGATGCGCCCGGTGCGGCGGGCGGTCACCCGGGTGCGCGCCGCCGGCTACACCGGGCAGGTCCGCCGCCAGGCGGCGATCGGCGCCGACGAGCTCGCCGAGCTGGACCGGCTGGCCGCGGCGTGGCGCGGCGACGGCTCCGAGCGCGGCTTCTCGATGGCGCTCGGCCGGTTCGGCGACCCGGCGGACGGCCGCTGCGTGGTGGTCACCGCCCACGACCCACAGGGCCGGGTCCGCGGGGTGCTCACGTTCGCGCCGTGGGGGGTGCGCGGCCTGTCGCTCGACCTGATGCGCGCCGACCGGCAGGCCGAGAACGGGCTCACCGAGTTCATGGTGGCGGTCCTCGTCGAAGCGTGCCCGGACCTGGGCGTACGCCGGATCTCGCTGAACTTCGCCATGTTCCGCTCGGTGTTCAGCTCGGCCGACATGGTCGGCGCCGGTCCGGTCACCCGGCTGTCGGACGCGGTGCTGTCGGTCGCTTCCCGGTTCTGGCAGCTGGAGTCGCTGTACCGGGCCAACGCCAAATACCTGCCGAACTGGCTGCCCCGGTTCCTCTGCTTCGACTCGTCGCTCACCCTGAGCCGGGCGGTGCTCGCCGCCGGCATTGCCGAGGGGTTCCTGCCCTCGCTCTCCCCCGCCGCCACGGCCCTGGACGCCGACCCGGCCTTCCTGCAGCAGATCCGCGACCAGGAGGACCAGTTGCTGCGCCCGGCCGTCCCGCTGCGCCGGCTCAGCCAGCAGCAGCGCGCCCGCCTGGACAAGCGGGCCCGCCTGGCCGAGGCGTACCCGGTCACGGTCCCGCGCACCGTGACGCTCGCCGAGGCCCGCACGCTGCCGGCCGGCACCGGGGTGTCGGTGACCGGCCGGGTCCGCGCCCTGCGTGACCTCGGCGGCGTGCTCTTCGCCGTGCTGCAGGAGGGTGACGCCACGCTGCAGGCGATGCTCACCGCCGACCGCACCCCGGACCAGGAGCGCCTGCGGTGGCGGCGGACCGTCGACCTCGGCGACCACGTCAGCGTCACCGGCGCGATCGGCAGCTCCCGCAGCGGCGAACTCTCCGTCCTGGCCGACACGTGGGTGATGGCCGCGAAATGCCTGCGCCCGCTGCCCGACGTGCACGCCGGCTTCACCGACCCGGAGGCCCGGCTCGGCCAGCGATACCTCGACCTGCTGGTCAACCCGGACGCGATGCAGGTGCTGCGGCACCGCAGCGCCGCGGTCCGGGCGTTGCGCCAGGCTTTCGCCGTACGCGGTTTCACCGAGGTGGAGACGCCGATGCTGCAGGCCGTGCACGGCGGCGCGTCGGCCCGTCCGTTCCGGACCCACATCAACGCGTACGACATGGAACTCTATCTGCGGATCGCCCCCGAGCTGTACCTCAAACGCCTGTGCGTGGCCGGCATGGAGAAGGTCTTCGAGCTCAACCGCAACTTCCGCAACGAGGGCGCGGACGCCACGCACAACCCGGAGTTCACGTCGTTGGAGGCCTATCAGGCGTATGCGGACTACCACACGATGCGGCACCTGACCCGCGAGCTGATCCTCGAAGTCGCCACCGCCGTGCACGGCCGGCCGGTGGCCCTGCGCCCGGAGGGCCCGGTCGACCTGGGTGAGCCGTGGCCGGTGCTGACCGTCCACGAGGCGGTCAGCAAGGCGGCCGGCGCCAGCCTGACCGCCGACACGCCGGTCGACGAGGTACGCCAGGTGTGCGCCCGGCACGGCGTCCACGCGAAAGCCGACGCGACGGCGGGTGAGCTGGTCGTCGAGCTCTACGATGCGCTCGTCGAGAAGCAGACGACGTACCCGACCTTCTACACCGACTTCCCGCTGGAGACCTCACCGCTGACCCGCACCCACCGCGGGGATCCGCGGCTGGCCGAACGCTGGGATCTGGTGGCCTTCGGCATGGAGCTGGGCACGGCGTACTCCGAGCTGGTCGACCCGATCGACCAGCGGGACCGGCTCACCGCCCAGTCCCTGAAGGCGGCGGCCGGCGACCCGGAGGCGATGCAGATCGACGAGTCGTTCCTGACCGCCCTGGAGTACGCGATGCCCCCGACCGGCGGCCTCGGGCTGGGCGTCGACCGGCTGGTCATGCTCCTCACCGGCACCGCCATCCGGGCCACCCTCGCCTTCCCGTTCCATCGCCAGGCCCGGCCGTGA
- a CDS encoding phosphatase PAP2 family protein yields the protein MAVRDISRTGDREAFPAWRRPRVVLWAVTGIVGLGFLAALEIAARRCGLPGPVTNQVKEFLFAPKSGFLLYASLALTLVVLTRRERLVSVAAAVGIDAVFLLVRWIAGAKPAFGNGALWVIAAHAVIALTRHTGRDRVLRLKGVGLALLLVAGRKTGDTWLLITSKTRPMVLDRYVATADHALGNPSWVVGRIVRATGPVGTHLLSYVYIQLAVAAVVVAFHQLRNVAAEGAFPRHHLVRTFLVIGLLGPGIYMLFPVVGPVFAYGAAGGQWATAHLWPDIVPAIGAPRHMPFDEITPRNCMPSLHTAWATAIFLHSRRGPRALRFAGTFWLIATLGATLGFGYHYGADIVAGVVFTLTVEAALRSQARGWDRWGILTVGHGVAVFATLLLAYRFLPLRMAEQPWIFGPVVILLMVSVIHRYRRTTRSWAAGPAAGSLIPEPRPDTLRSGAAEPDRGPDVFAGR from the coding sequence ATGGCAGTGCGGGACATTTCCCGGACAGGTGATCGGGAAGCGTTCCCCGCGTGGCGCCGGCCCCGCGTGGTGCTGTGGGCCGTCACGGGCATCGTGGGCCTGGGGTTTCTGGCCGCGCTGGAAATCGCCGCCCGCCGTTGCGGCCTGCCGGGGCCGGTCACCAACCAGGTGAAAGAGTTCCTGTTCGCCCCCAAGTCGGGCTTCCTGCTGTACGCCAGTCTGGCCCTGACCCTGGTCGTGCTCACCCGCCGGGAGAGACTCGTCTCGGTCGCCGCGGCCGTCGGCATCGACGCCGTCTTCCTGCTGGTCCGCTGGATCGCCGGCGCGAAACCCGCCTTCGGCAACGGCGCGCTGTGGGTGATCGCGGCCCACGCGGTCATCGCCCTGACGCGGCACACCGGCCGGGACCGCGTCCTGCGGCTCAAAGGTGTCGGGCTGGCCCTGCTGCTGGTGGCCGGCCGCAAGACCGGCGACACCTGGCTGCTCATCACGTCGAAGACCCGGCCCATGGTCCTCGACCGGTACGTGGCGACCGCCGACCACGCACTCGGCAACCCGTCGTGGGTGGTGGGCCGGATCGTCCGGGCCACCGGCCCGGTCGGCACGCACCTGCTCTCCTACGTCTACATCCAGCTCGCGGTGGCCGCCGTGGTCGTCGCGTTCCACCAGTTGCGCAACGTGGCCGCCGAGGGTGCGTTCCCGCGCCACCATCTGGTGCGCACGTTCCTCGTCATCGGGCTCCTCGGGCCCGGCATCTACATGCTGTTCCCGGTGGTCGGGCCGGTCTTCGCGTACGGCGCCGCCGGCGGGCAGTGGGCGACGGCCCACCTCTGGCCGGACATCGTGCCCGCGATCGGCGCCCCGCGGCACATGCCGTTCGACGAGATCACGCCCCGCAACTGCATGCCCAGCCTGCACACCGCATGGGCCACCGCGATCTTCCTCCATTCCCGTCGCGGCCCCCGGGCGCTGCGATTCGCCGGGACCTTCTGGCTGATCGCCACCCTCGGCGCCACCCTCGGGTTCGGCTACCACTACGGCGCGGACATCGTCGCCGGCGTGGTCTTCACCCTCACCGTCGAGGCGGCGCTGCGCTCCCAGGCGCGCGGCTGGGACCGATGGGGAATCCTGACGGTCGGGCACGGCGTGGCGGTGTTCGCCACGCTGCTGCTCGCCTACCGTTTCCTGCCGCTGCGCATGGCCGAACAACCGTGGATCTTCGGGCCGGTCGTCATCCTGCTGATGGTTTCCGTGATCCACCGCTACAGACGGACCACCCGCTCCTGGGCTGCCGGACCCGCGGCGGGCAGCCTGATTCCGGAACCCCGGCCCGACACGCTCCGGTCAGGCGCCGCTGAGCCGGACCGCGGCCCAGACGTGTTTGCCGGGCGCTGA
- the cax gene encoding calcium/proton exchanger, with the protein MTGRVLSKSDLVVLGAGVVAVAAAGVLHYSGATAVLAFVVAGVAVALLASLVGRSVEQLGDRFGPGATGVLQSALGNLPELFIGFFALQAGLLAVVQAAIIGSILSNILLVLGLAFVVGGVKHGTQRFDSDRARTSTVLMVLATAALVMPSLAQYVHAPAAGHEKALSLVVSVVLLGVFLLSLPSALKRSPVAEPSAPQPAEHAGPHWPLWLALTMLTGSSVAAALVSDWFVAALEPAITSLGVSQAFAGLVIVAIAGNAIENVIGIQLAYRNQADFAMAVIIQSPLQVALVLAPALVLLSLFTATTLTLVFAPLLVMAVAVAVLATAFIVFDGESNWLEGATLIALYAIIATTFWWG; encoded by the coding sequence ATGACGGGACGCGTACTCAGCAAATCGGACCTTGTGGTGCTGGGCGCCGGCGTGGTCGCCGTCGCCGCCGCCGGGGTTCTGCACTACAGCGGTGCCACGGCGGTACTGGCGTTCGTGGTCGCCGGCGTCGCCGTGGCGCTGCTCGCCTCGCTGGTCGGGCGCAGTGTGGAGCAGCTCGGCGACCGGTTCGGGCCGGGCGCGACCGGGGTGCTGCAAAGCGCGCTGGGCAACCTGCCGGAGCTGTTCATCGGCTTCTTCGCCCTGCAGGCCGGGCTGCTCGCGGTGGTCCAGGCGGCGATCATCGGGTCGATCCTGTCGAACATCCTGCTGGTGCTCGGCCTGGCGTTCGTGGTCGGCGGGGTCAAGCACGGGACGCAGCGGTTCGACTCGGACCGGGCCCGCACCTCGACCGTGCTGATGGTGCTGGCCACCGCCGCCCTGGTGATGCCCAGCCTGGCGCAGTACGTGCACGCGCCGGCCGCCGGGCACGAGAAGGCACTGTCGCTGGTCGTCTCGGTCGTGCTGCTGGGCGTGTTCCTGCTCTCGCTGCCGTCGGCGCTCAAGCGCAGCCCGGTGGCCGAGCCGTCCGCGCCGCAACCGGCCGAGCACGCGGGCCCGCACTGGCCGCTGTGGCTGGCGCTGACCATGCTCACCGGGTCGAGCGTCGCCGCCGCGCTGGTCTCCGACTGGTTCGTCGCCGCGCTGGAACCGGCGATCACCTCGCTGGGTGTCTCGCAGGCGTTCGCCGGCCTGGTCATCGTGGCGATCGCCGGCAACGCGATCGAGAACGTGATCGGCATCCAGCTGGCCTACCGCAACCAGGCCGACTTCGCGATGGCCGTGATCATCCAGAGCCCGCTGCAGGTGGCGTTGGTGCTGGCCCCGGCACTGGTGCTGCTGAGCCTGTTCACCGCGACGACGCTGACCCTGGTCTTCGCCCCGCTGCTGGTGATGGCGGTCGCGGTGGCCGTGCTCGCGACCGCCTTCATCGTCTTCGACGGGGAGTCGAACTGGCTGGAAGGCGCCACCCTGATCGCCCTCTACGCGATCATCGCGACCACCTTCTGGTGGGGCTAG
- a CDS encoding glyoxalase/bleomycin resistance/extradiol dioxygenase family protein translates to MTETHSAADGQYTTNGTPHGATGLTPFLVIPDARGAIDFYVKIFGARVVDVTEFGGTVAHAVLDFGDGLLQLGEPSPDYGLIPPPEGDRDCYSIGRYCPDVDAVVARAEAAGATIREAPATFVSGDRFASIRDPYGVRWSIMTRVEDLSEQESARRVAEWAAKQGS, encoded by the coding sequence ATGACCGAGACACACTCTGCCGCCGACGGGCAGTACACGACGAACGGCACTCCGCACGGCGCGACCGGCCTGACCCCGTTCCTGGTCATCCCGGACGCCCGCGGCGCGATCGACTTCTACGTCAAGATCTTCGGAGCGCGGGTGGTCGACGTGACCGAGTTCGGCGGGACGGTGGCGCACGCCGTGCTCGACTTCGGTGACGGCCTGCTGCAACTCGGCGAGCCGTCACCGGACTACGGCCTGATCCCGCCGCCCGAGGGGGACCGGGACTGTTACTCGATCGGGCGGTACTGCCCGGACGTGGACGCCGTGGTCGCCCGGGCCGAGGCGGCCGGGGCGACCATCCGGGAGGCGCCGGCCACGTTCGTCTCCGGCGACCGGTTCGCCAGCATTCGCGACCCGTACGGCGTCCGCTGGTCGATCATGACGAGGGTCGAGGACCTGTCCGAGCAGGAGAGCGCCCGCCGGGTCGCCGAGTGGGCGGCCAAGCAGGGCTCCTAG
- a CDS encoding ATP-binding protein, producing MTGWIMWRPPAADEEIARWAVNHPPQLRDLRGDLRRLVTAGRLPTVADADDLADRLVIVATELAGNALRHGRPPTAVVLFRSDGRLIIEVSDHDADAVPAVDPQRPPAAGGMGLRMVERLAERVGWYPSAPGKHVWAAVRLSGA from the coding sequence ATGACAGGGTGGATCATGTGGCGTCCTCCCGCCGCCGACGAGGAGATCGCCCGCTGGGCGGTGAACCACCCGCCGCAGCTGCGTGACCTGCGCGGCGACCTGCGCCGGCTGGTCACGGCGGGCCGGCTCCCGACGGTCGCGGACGCCGACGACCTCGCCGACCGGCTGGTCATCGTCGCCACCGAACTGGCCGGCAACGCGCTGCGGCACGGCCGCCCGCCGACCGCCGTGGTGCTGTTCCGTTCCGACGGGCGCCTGATCATCGAGGTGTCCGACCATGATGCGGACGCCGTGCCGGCGGTCGACCCGCAGCGGCCCCCGGCGGCCGGCGGGATGGGCCTGCGGATGGTGGAGCGGCTCGCCGAGCGGGTCGGCTGGTATCCGTCAGCGCCCGGCAAACACGTCTGGGCCGCGGTCCGGCTCAGCGGCGCCTGA
- a CDS encoding response regulator transcription factor: MRVLVVEDEVTMAETIRDGITREGFTVDLVHDGTEGLWTATEQPYGAYDVIVLDIMLPGLSGYEVCRRLRAAGVWTPILMLTAKDGEYDHADALDLGADDYLVKPFSFVVLIAHLRALVRRGAPERPAVLRAGDLTLDPAERRVLRGDTPIPVTPREFALLEFLMRHRGQAMTKTAIIENVWDAHFDGDPNIVEVYIGYLRKKIDHPFGRAAIETVRGAGYRLADEG, from the coding sequence ATGCGGGTTCTGGTGGTGGAGGACGAGGTCACGATGGCGGAGACGATCCGCGACGGGATCACCCGGGAGGGTTTCACGGTCGACCTGGTGCACGACGGGACCGAGGGCTTGTGGACGGCCACCGAGCAGCCGTACGGGGCGTACGACGTGATCGTCCTGGACATCATGCTGCCCGGGCTCAGCGGCTACGAGGTGTGCCGCCGGCTGCGGGCGGCCGGGGTGTGGACGCCGATCCTGATGCTGACCGCCAAGGACGGAGAGTACGACCACGCCGACGCGCTCGACCTCGGGGCCGACGACTACCTGGTCAAACCGTTCTCCTTCGTGGTGCTGATCGCGCATCTGCGGGCGCTGGTCCGGCGCGGCGCCCCGGAACGCCCGGCCGTGCTGCGCGCCGGTGATCTGACCCTGGATCCGGCGGAGCGGCGGGTGCTGCGCGGCGACACCCCGATCCCGGTCACCCCGCGGGAGTTCGCGCTGCTGGAGTTCCTGATGCGGCACCGCGGTCAGGCGATGACCAAGACCGCGATCATCGAGAACGTGTGGGACGCCCACTTCGACGGCGACCCGAACATCGTCGAGGTGTACATCGGATATCTGCGGAAGAAGATCGACCACCCGTTCGGCCGGGCCGCCATCGAGACGGTCCGGGGCGCCGGGTATCGGCTCGCCGACGAGGGTTGA
- a CDS encoding helix-turn-helix domain-containing protein — translation MAHLVRWFWIPEWRIQPGRSSRQQLIAFPACNLVVEKDRVGLSGPTTRASHRDLIGTGWAVGALLRPAAVPHLVADPAALRDTYRMIDLPDLHEGVSRAMAGDGPERHRDAVDAFTAWLAARIPPPDAEALLANTMAGLIDADPAIRTVQDATARLNISARSLQRLAARYVGLPPLAMIRRRRLQEAAERLRAEPGTNLAAVAADLGYSDHAHLANEFRSVLGLTLSDYRQDFS, via the coding sequence GTGGCGCACCTGGTGCGCTGGTTCTGGATCCCGGAGTGGCGGATCCAGCCGGGACGCTCGTCCCGCCAGCAGCTGATCGCCTTCCCGGCCTGCAACCTGGTGGTCGAGAAGGACCGGGTCGGCCTGTCCGGGCCGACCACGCGCGCCTCACACCGGGATCTGATCGGCACCGGCTGGGCGGTCGGGGCACTGCTGCGGCCGGCCGCGGTGCCGCACCTGGTCGCCGACCCGGCGGCGCTGCGGGACACGTACCGGATGATCGATCTTCCCGATCTGCACGAGGGGGTGTCCCGCGCGATGGCCGGCGACGGGCCGGAGCGGCACCGGGACGCGGTCGACGCCTTCACCGCCTGGCTGGCCGCCCGCATCCCACCGCCGGACGCGGAGGCGCTGCTGGCCAACACGATGGCCGGCCTCATCGACGCCGACCCGGCGATCCGCACGGTCCAGGACGCGACGGCCCGGCTGAACATCTCGGCCCGCTCACTGCAGCGACTCGCGGCCCGGTACGTCGGGCTGCCCCCGCTCGCGATGATCCGCCGGCGACGGCTGCAGGAGGCGGCCGAGCGGCTGCGGGCCGAGCCGGGCACGAACCTGGCGGCGGTCGCCGCCGACCTGGGCTACAGCGACCACGCACATCTGGCCAACGAGTTCCGGTCGGTGCTCGGCCTGACCCTCAGCGACTACCGCCAGGACTTCTCGTGA